One genomic segment of Streptomyces niveus includes these proteins:
- the pcaB gene encoding 3-carboxy-cis,cis-muconate cycloisomerase yields the protein MTSSQPMIDTGLFSPVRSGTPAEAATSDTACLQAMLDTEAALARVQARLGTVPESAARAIGEAARAEHFDPHELAVQARGAANPVVPLVRRLTALVAARDADAAHSVHQGSTSQDILDTGLMLVAARTLDLVLADLDRTAAALAGLAARHRDTPMAARTLGQHAVPTTFGLKAAGWLQGVLDARDRLRRVRTQGLPVQLGGAAGTMAGYLEYALLHAPDAAADGGRRYIEELPGALAAELDLTEPLVPWHTVRTPLADLGAALALLTGALGGIAADVQLLSRTETGELAEPAAEGRGTSSAMPHKRNPALSALIRAASYQVPSLVGTLMQVSVHDDERPSGAWHAEWLPLRDCLRLAGGAAHTAAELTEGLTVHEDRMLANLDLTGGLVVSERLAALLSVELGRAEAKALLGRASAQAATSGRHLADVLAQAPDLAGRRSADDLRKLSDPAHYTGAAGQLVDRVLGRFRLDRPAD from the coding sequence ATGACGAGCAGTCAGCCCATGATCGACACGGGGCTTTTCTCGCCGGTCCGGTCGGGCACCCCGGCCGAGGCCGCCACGAGCGACACCGCGTGCCTCCAGGCCATGCTCGACACCGAAGCCGCCCTGGCACGGGTGCAGGCCCGGCTCGGCACCGTACCCGAGTCCGCCGCCCGAGCCATCGGCGAGGCCGCGCGGGCCGAACACTTCGACCCGCACGAGCTGGCGGTCCAGGCGCGCGGCGCCGCCAACCCGGTCGTCCCCCTCGTACGGCGGCTGACCGCGCTGGTCGCCGCCCGGGACGCCGACGCCGCGCACAGCGTCCACCAGGGCTCCACCAGCCAGGACATCCTCGACACCGGCCTCATGCTGGTCGCCGCGCGCACCCTCGACCTCGTCCTGGCCGACCTGGACCGCACCGCCGCCGCGCTGGCCGGCCTCGCCGCCCGGCACCGCGACACCCCCATGGCCGCCCGCACACTCGGCCAGCACGCCGTCCCGACCACATTCGGCCTCAAGGCGGCCGGCTGGCTCCAGGGCGTGCTCGACGCACGGGACCGGCTGCGCCGGGTGCGCACGCAGGGGCTGCCGGTCCAACTCGGCGGCGCGGCGGGCACGATGGCCGGATATCTGGAGTACGCGCTCCTGCACGCGCCGGACGCCGCCGCCGACGGCGGGCGGCGCTACATCGAGGAGCTGCCCGGCGCGCTCGCCGCGGAGCTGGACCTCACCGAACCGCTCGTGCCCTGGCACACCGTCCGTACGCCCCTCGCCGACCTCGGCGCGGCCCTCGCCCTGCTGACCGGCGCGCTCGGCGGTATCGCGGCCGACGTCCAGCTGCTGTCGCGCACCGAGACGGGCGAGCTGGCGGAACCGGCGGCCGAGGGCCGGGGCACGTCCTCCGCCATGCCGCACAAACGCAACCCCGCGCTCTCCGCGCTGATCCGCGCCGCCTCCTACCAGGTGCCCTCCCTCGTCGGCACCTTGATGCAGGTGTCGGTCCACGACGACGAGCGGCCCTCCGGCGCCTGGCACGCCGAATGGCTGCCGCTGCGCGACTGTCTGCGCCTGGCCGGCGGCGCGGCGCACACCGCCGCGGAACTGACGGAGGGTCTGACCGTCCACGAGGACCGGATGCTGGCCAATCTGGACCTCACCGGCGGTCTGGTCGTCTCCGAACGGCTCGCGGCGCTGCTCTCCGTCGAACTCGGCAGGGCGGAGGCGAAGGCGCTGCTCGGCCGCGCGTCGGCGCAGGCCGCCACCTCCGGCAGGCATCTCGCCGATGTCCTGGCACAGGCCCCCGACCTGGCAGGACGCCGGTCGGCCGACGACCTCCGCAAGCTGTCGGATCCGGCGCACTACACCGGGGCGGCGGGCCAGTTGGTGGACCGGGTGCTCGGCCGCTTCCGCCTCGACCGGCCCGCCGACTGA
- the ppk2 gene encoding polyphosphate kinase 2 — translation MSPGEDREKVLLDGLTVDDRDPQQPVLLDKSGRPVRTWRQNYPYDKKMRRREYERTKRTLQIELLKLQRWVKDTGQRVVVVCEGRDAAGKGGTIQRFTERLNPRGARVVALEKPTEREAGQWYFQRYVAHLPSAGEIVFFDRSWYNRAGVERVMGFCTPAENEHFLHQAPQFERMLTDDGILLVKFWFSVSHDEQRTRFAIRQIDPVRQWKLSPTDLASLDLWDAYTAAKVDMFRATDTAYAPWTVVKNNDKKRGRLEAMRSLLWRVDYDLKDESVVGEPDPLIVGPADTLLEAGEESTDLSPTPLASRTHGPGDHPPKPKTEPTPKD, via the coding sequence ATGTCGCCGGGTGAGGACCGCGAGAAGGTCCTCCTCGACGGGCTGACGGTCGACGACCGGGACCCCCAGCAGCCCGTCCTGCTCGACAAGTCCGGGCGCCCCGTCCGGACATGGCGGCAGAACTACCCGTACGACAAGAAGATGCGCCGCCGCGAGTACGAGCGGACGAAGCGCACGCTCCAGATCGAACTGCTCAAGTTGCAGCGCTGGGTGAAGGACACCGGCCAGCGGGTGGTCGTGGTCTGCGAGGGCCGGGACGCGGCGGGCAAGGGCGGCACCATCCAGCGGTTCACCGAGCGGCTCAACCCGCGCGGCGCCCGCGTGGTGGCCCTGGAGAAGCCCACGGAGCGAGAAGCGGGGCAGTGGTACTTCCAGCGGTACGTCGCGCATCTGCCCTCGGCCGGGGAGATCGTCTTCTTCGACCGCTCCTGGTACAACCGGGCCGGTGTCGAGCGGGTGATGGGCTTCTGCACCCCGGCCGAGAACGAGCACTTCCTCCACCAGGCGCCCCAGTTCGAGCGGATGCTCACCGACGACGGCATCCTGCTGGTCAAGTTCTGGTTCTCGGTCTCGCACGACGAGCAGCGCACCCGCTTCGCGATCCGGCAGATCGACCCCGTACGGCAGTGGAAGCTCTCGCCCACCGACCTCGCGTCGCTCGACCTCTGGGACGCGTACACCGCCGCCAAGGTCGACATGTTCCGGGCCACCGACACCGCGTACGCGCCCTGGACCGTGGTCAAGAACAACGACAAGAAGCGGGGACGGCTGGAGGCCATGCGCAGCCTGCTGTGGCGGGTGGACTACGACCTGAAGGACGAGTCGGTCGTCGGCGAACCCGACCCGCTCATCGTCGGCCCGGCCGACACCCTGCTCGAAGCGGGGGAGGAGAGCACCGACCTGTCCCCGACCCCGCTGGCCTCCCGTACCCACGGCCCCGGTGACCACCCACCGAAGCCGAAGACGGAGCCGACGCCGAAGGACTGA
- a CDS encoding phospholipase D-like domain-containing protein — MTTEKIRRIRRRLERLIGIAMTEGNALVPLRNGDEIFASMLESIRGAEHTVDMMTFVYWRGDIAQEFARALSERAAAGVRVRLLLDGFGSRLIEKDQLAAMERAGVQVAWFRKPLYLSPLKQNHRCHRKVLVVDETTAFTGGVGIAEEWCGDARNENEWRDTHVRVRGAAVDGIAAAFTQNWAECHDEMFDERDRFVTQDAPGDAIVQVVRGSASFGWQDMQTLIRVMLESAEERVRLATAYFAPDEYFVELLCATARRGVSVEILLPGPHTDKRVCLLAGQRYYEQLTACGVKIHQYRPTMMHAKIITVDSIASLIGSTNFNRRSLDHDEEVMLAVLDAAFTATLDEHFEEDLTLSEPICPRRWKRRSLVRRAQEAAVVPIRRYL; from the coding sequence ATGACGACCGAGAAGATCCGGCGCATACGCCGGCGCCTGGAGCGGCTGATCGGTATCGCCATGACCGAGGGCAACGCGCTCGTCCCGCTGCGCAACGGTGACGAGATCTTCGCGTCGATGCTGGAGAGCATCCGTGGCGCCGAGCACACCGTCGACATGATGACGTTCGTCTACTGGCGCGGCGACATCGCCCAGGAGTTCGCGCGGGCGCTGAGCGAGCGGGCAGCCGCCGGTGTGCGGGTGCGGCTGCTGCTCGACGGCTTCGGCAGCCGGCTGATCGAGAAGGACCAGCTGGCGGCGATGGAGCGGGCCGGGGTGCAGGTGGCGTGGTTCCGCAAGCCGCTGTACCTCTCGCCGCTGAAGCAGAACCACCGCTGCCACCGCAAGGTGCTCGTCGTGGACGAGACGACCGCGTTCACGGGCGGTGTGGGCATCGCCGAGGAGTGGTGCGGCGACGCGCGGAACGAGAACGAGTGGCGCGACACGCATGTACGGGTCCGGGGGGCCGCGGTGGACGGGATCGCCGCCGCGTTCACCCAGAACTGGGCGGAGTGCCACGACGAGATGTTCGACGAGCGGGACCGGTTCGTCACGCAGGACGCGCCCGGCGACGCGATCGTGCAGGTGGTGCGCGGTTCGGCCAGTTTCGGCTGGCAGGACATGCAGACCCTGATCCGGGTCATGCTGGAGTCGGCCGAGGAGCGCGTACGGCTGGCCACGGCGTACTTCGCGCCGGACGAGTACTTCGTCGAGCTGCTGTGCGCGACGGCCCGGCGCGGGGTCTCGGTGGAGATCCTGCTGCCGGGGCCGCACACGGACAAGCGGGTCTGTCTGCTGGCCGGTCAGCGGTACTACGAGCAGCTGACGGCGTGCGGCGTGAAGATCCATCAGTACCGGCCGACGATGATGCACGCGAAGATCATCACCGTCGACTCGATCGCCTCGCTGATCGGGTCCACGAACTTCAACCGGCGTTCGCTGGACCACGACGAGGAGGTCATGCTCGCCGTGCTGGACGCGGCCTTCACGGCCACGCTGGACGAACACTTCGAAGAGGATCTGACGCTGAGCGAGCCGATCTGTCCGCGCCGCTGGAAGCGGCGCTCGCTGGTGCGGCGGGCCCAGGAGGCGGCCGTGGTCCCGATCCGCCGCTATCTGTGA
- a CDS encoding phosphoribosylanthranilate isomerase → MHNLYVKVCGLRKPAEVEAAVAGGASAVGFILTTSPRRLSPAEARPLAALVPPGVAKVAVFRGESLDEVRRAAAEAGADTVQLHGGEPPEAFAALRADGYRLIRATSPESGDPLTAGAYGEDMLIIDSPRPGSGERWSPDSLPEQPAGAWVLSGGLSPDNVVDAVTALRPWGVDVSSGVESSRGVKDVGLIEKFLRASDAFRG, encoded by the coding sequence TTGCACAACTTGTACGTCAAGGTCTGCGGTCTGCGGAAGCCCGCAGAGGTCGAGGCCGCCGTGGCCGGCGGGGCGTCCGCCGTCGGGTTCATCCTGACGACGAGCCCCCGCCGGCTGTCCCCCGCCGAGGCCCGCCCGCTCGCCGCGCTCGTACCGCCCGGTGTCGCCAAGGTCGCGGTCTTCCGCGGTGAGTCCCTGGACGAGGTGCGCCGGGCGGCGGCCGAGGCGGGCGCGGACACCGTCCAGCTGCACGGCGGCGAGCCGCCCGAGGCGTTCGCCGCGCTGCGCGCCGACGGGTACCGCCTCATCCGCGCCACCTCGCCGGAGTCGGGCGATCCGCTGACGGCGGGCGCGTACGGCGAGGACATGCTGATCATCGACTCGCCGCGGCCGGGCTCCGGCGAACGCTGGTCCCCGGACTCGCTGCCGGAGCAGCCGGCGGGTGCGTGGGTGCTGTCGGGCGGTCTCTCGCCGGACAACGTGGTGGACGCCGTGACGGCCCTGCGGCCGTGGGGCGTGGACGTGTCGAGCGGGGTGGAGAGCAGCCGGGGCGTGAAGGACGTGGGCCTGATCGAGAAGTTCCTCAGGGCGTCCGACGCTTTCCGCGGCTGA
- a CDS encoding class I adenylate-forming enzyme family protein, translated as MDSTREYEESETYVPHTAALTAPGAPFEVVRAENGSLMHADGPRTLREFVETTWAYGERPFLVGGDGTVLLTYGEFFAAATALANRFVDTYALRPGDRAAVLMGDRPDWQTAFWATQLAGLVAVPLDAAWSADEVARVLDHCAPRVLLVDEERLPGVAGRAGERLVVFGSGGSGRSGGSGSAGPSAGPAERYEDLPAPDPYAAPPDIEIRAEDDATIVYASPANPLRGAVTTQLAQAGAAMDARFRAAADALGRGELPGLGPAPVTRLTSPFSGPAALFDVYGAMAAGGTLVLDGAVRTERAWRWPADTPAGTPTVESRVSEETGELWLRGQSLPYAYWRDEGATAEAFTPDGWFRTG; from the coding sequence ATGGACTCGACTCGAGAGTACGAAGAAAGCGAGACGTACGTGCCGCACACCGCCGCCCTGACCGCACCCGGTGCGCCTTTCGAGGTCGTACGCGCCGAGAACGGCTCGCTCATGCACGCGGACGGGCCGCGCACCCTGCGGGAGTTCGTGGAGACGACGTGGGCGTACGGGGAGCGGCCCTTCCTCGTCGGTGGCGACGGGACCGTCCTCCTTACGTACGGTGAGTTCTTCGCCGCCGCGACCGCGCTGGCCAACCGCTTCGTGGACACCTACGCCCTGCGGCCCGGCGACCGCGCGGCCGTCCTGATGGGCGACCGCCCCGACTGGCAGACCGCCTTCTGGGCCACACAGCTCGCCGGGCTGGTCGCCGTACCGCTCGACGCCGCGTGGAGCGCGGACGAGGTGGCCCGCGTACTGGACCACTGCGCGCCCCGCGTGCTGCTCGTGGACGAAGAGCGGCTGCCGGGCGTCGCGGGGCGGGCGGGGGAGCGGCTGGTGGTCTTCGGCTCCGGAGGCTCCGGGAGGTCCGGGGGCTCCGGGTCGGCGGGGCCCTCCGCCGGGCCCGCCGAGCGGTACGAGGACCTGCCGGCCCCCGATCCGTACGCGGCCCCGCCCGACATCGAGATCCGCGCCGAGGACGACGCCACGATCGTCTACGCGTCACCGGCGAATCCCCTCCGGGGGGCCGTCACCACTCAGCTCGCGCAGGCCGGGGCCGCGATGGACGCCCGCTTCCGCGCGGCGGCGGACGCGCTGGGACGCGGCGAGCTGCCGGGTCTCGGCCCGGCCCCCGTCACTCGGCTGACGAGTCCTTTCTCCGGCCCGGCCGCGCTCTTCGACGTGTACGGCGCCATGGCGGCGGGCGGCACCCTCGTCCTGGACGGAGCGGTGCGGACGGAACGGGCCTGGCGGTGGCCGGCCGACACACCCGCCGGGACGCCCACCGTCGAGTCGCGCGTGTCGGAGGAGACCGGCGAGCTGTGGCTGCGGGGTCAGTCGCTCCCGTACGCCTACTGGCGCGACGAGGGGGCCACGGCCGAGGCGTTCACGCCCGACGGCTGGTTCAGGACCGGCTGA
- a CDS encoding M6 family metalloprotease domain-containing protein, which produces MKDTRRIRGTAGHGRHARPGRLGTLAAIGALTLAALATASATLPLPIRASAGPASTAHDSTLTPCRIAPAAGVQMSEGVPTPTGYTRSTGTVRALNLMVDFSDAPGPGRAADRLGEFFPQTSQWFRTSSYGRLDYRPEAPLKDWLRMPLPFADYGIERGAPYEPGYRRLVQDIVTVADPQVDFSEYDLVNILVTPNAGPSALDTVLSVTFSGNGEAPKADGVPLSNTSFVYSRQDDGSGSYSRTGYRVLPHENGHVFGLPDLYTMDGGGTVGHWDIMSEDWGANNDLLGWHKWKLGWLDNAQVSCAAAPGESEHDLTPLATEGGHKLAFVPLSEESGFAVEVRTRAGNDEAVCKPGVLIYRVETDVDTGRGPVTVSDSEERSGGCTRRPNVHAELSDAPYGPGETFRDRESGVSVAVLGTDGDGGYRVRISRS; this is translated from the coding sequence ATGAAGGACACCCGTCGGATACGCGGAACCGCAGGTCACGGCCGCCACGCCAGACCCGGCCGGCTCGGCACGCTCGCCGCCATCGGCGCGCTGACCCTCGCCGCCCTCGCCACCGCCAGCGCCACCCTCCCGCTGCCCATCCGCGCCTCCGCCGGCCCCGCCTCCACCGCGCACGACTCGACGCTCACCCCGTGCCGTATCGCCCCCGCGGCGGGCGTACAGATGTCCGAGGGCGTGCCCACCCCCACCGGCTACACCCGCTCGACCGGCACCGTGCGCGCGCTCAATCTGATGGTCGACTTCTCGGACGCGCCGGGTCCCGGCAGAGCCGCCGACCGGCTCGGTGAGTTCTTCCCGCAGACCTCGCAGTGGTTCCGCACCAGCTCGTACGGGCGGCTCGACTACCGGCCCGAGGCCCCCCTGAAGGACTGGCTGCGGATGCCGCTGCCGTTCGCCGACTACGGGATAGAGCGCGGCGCGCCGTACGAACCCGGCTACCGGCGGCTCGTCCAGGACATCGTGACGGTGGCCGACCCCCAGGTGGACTTCAGTGAGTACGACCTGGTCAACATCCTCGTCACGCCCAACGCCGGCCCCTCGGCCCTCGACACCGTCCTGTCCGTGACGTTCTCCGGCAACGGCGAGGCCCCGAAGGCGGACGGCGTCCCGCTCTCCAACACGTCCTTCGTCTACAGCAGGCAGGACGACGGCTCGGGGTCGTACTCACGGACCGGCTACCGCGTCCTGCCGCACGAGAACGGTCATGTCTTCGGCCTCCCCGACCTCTACACGATGGACGGCGGCGGCACGGTCGGGCACTGGGACATCATGTCCGAGGACTGGGGGGCCAACAACGATCTGCTGGGCTGGCACAAGTGGAAGCTCGGCTGGCTCGACAACGCCCAGGTCAGCTGCGCGGCCGCGCCCGGCGAGAGCGAGCACGACCTGACTCCGCTGGCCACCGAGGGCGGTCACAAACTGGCGTTCGTACCGCTCTCCGAGGAGTCAGGTTTCGCCGTCGAGGTCCGCACCCGCGCGGGGAACGACGAGGCCGTCTGCAAGCCCGGCGTGCTGATCTACCGGGTCGAGACCGATGTCGACACGGGGCGCGGCCCGGTGACCGTCTCCGACAGCGAGGAGCGCAGCGGCGGCTGTACGCGGCGGCCCAACGTGCACGCGGAGCTGTCCGACGCGCCGTACGGGCCCGGCGAGACGTTCCGGGACCGGGAGAGCGGCGTCAGCGTCGCGGTGCTCGGCACGGACGGCGACGGCGGCTACCGCGTCCGGATCAGCCGGTCCTGA
- a CDS encoding TetR/AcrR family transcriptional regulator — protein sequence MTTAAESEARRIPRPRADALRNRERIVAAAREILVESGPDVPLDEIARRAGVGNATLYRHFPDRSALILDVVHSVMARTADQAERMAAEETDPFVALSRFVHAAADERIGALCPLLSGSFDGDLPHLHAERERLEAAVEDLMEKARAAGRLRTDVAVGDLMVALSQLTRPLPGTGCLNIDRFTHRHLQLFLDGLEAPARSELPGAAATLEDLRHGR from the coding sequence GTGACCACCGCTGCCGAATCCGAAGCGCGCCGCATCCCGCGTCCGCGAGCGGACGCTCTGCGCAACAGGGAGCGCATCGTGGCGGCGGCCCGCGAAATCCTCGTGGAGTCGGGTCCCGACGTACCGCTCGACGAGATCGCGCGGCGCGCCGGCGTCGGCAACGCGACCCTCTACCGCCACTTCCCCGACCGCTCCGCGCTCATCCTGGACGTGGTGCACTCCGTCATGGCGCGCACCGCGGACCAGGCCGAGCGGATGGCGGCCGAGGAGACCGACCCGTTCGTGGCGCTCAGCCGCTTCGTCCACGCGGCGGCCGACGAGCGGATCGGCGCCCTGTGCCCGCTCCTCTCCGGCAGCTTCGACGGGGACCTTCCCCATCTGCACGCGGAACGCGAACGCCTCGAAGCGGCTGTGGAAGACCTCATGGAGAAGGCGCGCGCCGCGGGCAGGCTGCGCACCGACGTCGCGGTCGGTGACCTGATGGTCGCGCTCTCCCAGCTCACCCGTCCGCTGCCCGGTACCGGTTGCCTGAACATCGACCGGTTCACCCACCGGCATCTACAGCTGTTCCTCGACGGCCTGGAGGCGCCCGCGCGCTCCGAGCTGCCGGGTGCGGCGGCGACTCTGGAGGATCTGCGCCACGGTCGATGA
- a CDS encoding MFS transporter: MSKTAETRLPDPQVPDSVPDPNRWKALVFIALAQLMVVLDATIVNIALPSAQQDLGISNGNRQWVITAYALAFGGLLLFGGRIADLWGRKRTFTVGLLGFAAASAIGGAATSEAMLLGSRALQGAFGALLAPAALSLLAVTFGDPKERAKAFGIFGAIAGGGGAVGLILGGFLTEYLDWRWTFFVNIPFAIVAAVGAYFVIREPAGGRNRNPLDIPGVVLSTLGLVALVYGFTRAESEGWSDPTTIGMFVASAVLLATFVAVEARVKSPLLPLRVLMERNRGGVYLSLGLAIIGMFGLFLFLTYYLQVVKGYSPVQTGFAFLPMIVGMVTGSTQIGARLMTRVPPRLLMGPGFLVGATGMLLLTQLSLDTSYAGLILPALVLLGLGMGTAFMPAMSLATHGIEPRDAGVASAMVNTSQQVGGAIGTALLNTVAASATTAYVAANAAGAGNPKLLELQAMVHGYASAIWWAVGILVIAAGIAFTFINTGRPGSTRVAKGAGADASAEDVQIPVAMH; the protein is encoded by the coding sequence ATGTCAAAAACAGCCGAGACCCGGCTCCCGGACCCCCAGGTCCCCGATTCGGTCCCTGATCCCAATCGCTGGAAAGCCCTGGTGTTCATCGCCCTGGCCCAGCTGATGGTCGTGCTCGACGCGACCATCGTGAACATCGCGCTGCCCTCCGCCCAGCAGGACCTGGGAATATCGAACGGCAACCGCCAATGGGTCATCACCGCTTACGCGCTCGCCTTCGGCGGTCTGCTGCTCTTCGGCGGACGCATCGCCGACCTCTGGGGACGCAAGCGCACCTTCACCGTCGGCCTGCTCGGCTTCGCCGCCGCGTCCGCCATCGGCGGCGCCGCCACCAGCGAGGCCATGCTGCTCGGCTCGCGCGCCCTCCAGGGCGCGTTCGGCGCGCTGCTCGCACCGGCCGCGCTCTCCCTGCTCGCCGTGACGTTCGGCGATCCCAAGGAGCGCGCCAAGGCGTTCGGCATCTTCGGTGCGATCGCCGGTGGCGGTGGCGCCGTCGGTCTGATCCTCGGCGGATTCCTCACCGAGTACCTGGACTGGCGCTGGACTTTCTTCGTCAACATCCCGTTCGCGATCGTGGCCGCCGTCGGCGCCTACTTCGTGATCCGGGAGCCCGCGGGCGGCCGTAACCGCAACCCGCTCGACATCCCCGGTGTCGTCCTGTCCACGCTCGGCCTGGTGGCGCTGGTGTACGGCTTCACGCGCGCCGAGTCCGAGGGCTGGTCCGACCCGACGACGATCGGCATGTTCGTCGCCTCGGCCGTCCTGCTGGCCACGTTCGTCGCGGTGGAGGCACGGGTGAAGTCCCCGCTGCTGCCGCTGCGCGTCCTGATGGAGCGCAACCGCGGCGGTGTCTACCTCTCGCTGGGTCTGGCCATCATCGGCATGTTCGGTCTGTTCCTCTTCCTGACCTACTACCTCCAGGTCGTGAAGGGCTACTCGCCGGTGCAGACCGGCTTCGCGTTCCTGCCGATGATCGTCGGCATGGTCACGGGCTCCACCCAGATCGGCGCCCGGCTGATGACCCGCGTGCCGCCGCGGCTGCTGATGGGCCCCGGCTTCCTGGTCGGCGCGACCGGCATGCTGCTGCTGACGCAGCTGTCGCTGGACACCTCGTACGCAGGTCTGATCCTGCCGGCGCTGGTGCTGCTCGGTCTCGGCATGGGTACGGCGTTCATGCCGGCCATGTCCCTCGCGACGCACGGCATCGAGCCGCGTGACGCGGGCGTCGCCTCGGCGATGGTCAACACCTCGCAGCAGGTCGGCGGCGCGATCGGTACGGCGCTGCTGAACACCGTGGCCGCCTCCGCCACCACCGCGTACGTCGCGGCCAACGCGGCGGGTGCGGGCAACCCGAAGCTCCTGGAGCTCCAGGCGATGGTGCACGGATACGCGAGCGCCATCTGGTGGGCGGTCGGCATCCTGGTGATCGCCGCCGGTATCGCCTTCACCTTCATCAACACCGGCCGTCCGGGGAGCACCCGGGTGGCCAAGGGTGCGGGCGCCGACGCCTCGGCGGAGGACGTCCAGATCCCGGTGGCCATGCACTGA
- a CDS encoding MarR family winged helix-turn-helix transcriptional regulator, whose protein sequence is MGSEDGPRWLSAEEQGVWQAYLQATTLLEDHLDRQLQRDAGMPHIYYALLVHLARAPHHRMRMTRLAQNAKITRSRLSHAIARLERHGWVRREDCPSDKRGQNAILTAEGEEVLRRSAPGHVAAVRQAIFDRLGPEQVTQLGEIMRVLAEGLQPDGSDADLPWRR, encoded by the coding sequence ATGGGGAGCGAAGACGGGCCACGCTGGCTCAGCGCCGAGGAGCAGGGCGTCTGGCAGGCGTACCTCCAGGCCACCACGCTGCTGGAGGACCATCTCGACCGCCAGTTGCAGCGCGACGCGGGGATGCCGCACATCTACTACGCCCTGCTCGTGCATCTGGCCCGCGCCCCGCACCACCGGATGCGGATGACCCGGCTCGCCCAGAACGCCAAGATCACCCGGTCCCGGCTCTCGCACGCGATAGCGCGGCTGGAGCGGCACGGCTGGGTACGCCGCGAGGACTGCCCCTCCGACAAGCGCGGGCAGAACGCGATCCTCACGGCGGAGGGCGAAGAGGTGCTGCGGCGGTCGGCGCCCGGCCATGTCGCCGCCGTACGGCAGGCGATCTTCGACCGGCTCGGCCCCGAGCAGGTGACCCAGCTCGGGGAGATCATGCGGGTGTTGGCGGAGGGGCTCCAGCCGGACGGTTCGGACGCGGATCTGCCCTGGCGCCGCTGA
- a CDS encoding dioxygenase encodes MTSTAERMPALYLSHGAPPLADDPVWPGQLAAWSAELPRPKAILMVSAHWEEAPLALGATETLPLVYDFWGFPEHYYRVRYAAPGAPGLADSVEKLLRGPGTPVQRVPDRGLDHGAYVPLVEMFPGADIPVLQISMPTLDPDELLAIGRKLAPLRDEGVLVVGSGFFTHNLAALRHVGPGVPGWSAEFDAWGREALLARDVDALLDFTHKSPAGQLAHPRTEHFAPLFVTLGAAGEELDTVRNVIDGFWMGLAKRSVQFG; translated from the coding sequence ATGACCAGCACAGCGGAGCGCATGCCCGCCCTCTATCTCTCCCACGGCGCCCCTCCCCTCGCCGACGACCCGGTGTGGCCCGGACAGCTCGCCGCCTGGTCCGCCGAACTGCCGCGCCCGAAGGCGATCCTGATGGTCTCAGCCCACTGGGAGGAAGCCCCCCTCGCCCTCGGCGCCACCGAGACCCTGCCACTGGTCTACGACTTCTGGGGCTTCCCCGAGCACTACTACCGGGTCCGGTACGCCGCCCCGGGCGCCCCCGGCCTCGCCGACTCCGTCGAGAAACTGCTCCGCGGCCCCGGCACCCCCGTACAGCGCGTCCCCGACAGGGGGCTGGACCACGGCGCGTACGTCCCGCTGGTCGAGATGTTCCCCGGCGCCGACATCCCCGTACTCCAGATCTCCATGCCGACGCTCGACCCGGACGAACTCCTCGCGATCGGCCGCAAGCTCGCCCCGCTGCGGGACGAGGGCGTCCTCGTCGTCGGCAGCGGCTTCTTCACGCACAACCTGGCCGCGCTGCGCCACGTGGGTCCCGGAGTGCCGGGCTGGTCCGCCGAGTTCGACGCCTGGGGCCGCGAGGCGCTGCTCGCGCGGGACGTCGACGCGCTGCTCGACTTCACGCACAAGTCCCCGGCGGGGCAGCTCGCCCACCCGCGTACCGAGCACTTCGCGCCCCTGTTCGTGACGCTCGGAGCCGCCGGGGAGGAGCTGGACACCGTACGGAACGTCATCGACGGCTTCTGGATGGGACTGGCCAAACGCTCGGTGCAGTTCGGCTGA